The nucleotide window GCTGGCCGAGGTCCTCACCACCCACATGCCGGCCCCGGTTCGGATGGGACCCGTATTCGTGTACGGGCCGGTAAAAGAAGGGACTGATAATGCGTAAAACCGCCTTCACGCTAGTTTTCCTCCTCGGGCTCGTCCTCTGTGCGCAGGCCCTGGATTCCATGGACATCCTGGCCCTTTTAAACGCCGGAGCCCGGGACGAAGTCCTCATTGACGCCATCGTAAAGACCGGCTCCAAGCCCATGTTCAGCGCCCAGGAAGTCACCCTGGTGGAAGATGAGTACAGCGTGGACGCGGAGCTCATGTACCTGTGCCTCCAGGGCGAACCGCTCTCGCGGGACCACGTGATAAACCTCGCCCGCATCGGTTTCGACGATGACTACTTCATCAAGCTCATCTCCTCACCGGGGATCAACTTCAAGGTCGAGACCGACGACTACATGGTCTACAGCAACCTGGGCATGGACGAGGACGTGCAGCGGGCGCTGACGACCGCGAAACCGGTCGGAGTGGTGGAGGTCGTGGAGATACCGGAGAAGGTCAACCTCAACATCGTCATCACCGGCGACGACTACCAGACCGGCGGCGGCAAGACTATCTACTTCTACATCCTGTGCGACGGGAAAGTGGTGCGCGAGATGATGGACGACAACATCGACATCATCATCGGCTCGGCCCGGTACAACAAGTTCATCTTCACCAGCTACACCGACCTGGTGGATTCGGGATCGCACACCATCGCCGTGGCGCTGGTGGCAACGGACCGCGGCAAGCCCTCCCAGAGCGAGATAAACTCCAACATCCTCTTCACGAAACGGATGGAAATCGGGGAGGGGTTCAACCAGCTCAACCTCCAGAGCCGGGTGATTCCGGGGACGGAATCCTACGAGCTCTTCGAGCGTTAGAAAAACACCCCCGCGGACGGATCCACCGCCCCGGGGTCGGCGAACTCCACGAGATACCGGAGGAAACACCCGTGTCCAAAGTAATCGGAATAGACCTGGGAACGACCAACTCCTGCGTGGCGGTGATGGAGGGCGGCGAGCCCACCGTCATCCCCAACGCCGAGGGCGGCCGCACCACCCCCAGCGTCGTCGCCTTCACCAAGGATTCCGAACGCCTGGTGGGGCCGGTCGCCAAGCGCCAGGCCATAACCAACCCCGACAACACCGTCTTCTCGATCAAGCGCTTCATGGGCCGCAAGTTCGAGGAGGTCACCGAGGAGATAAAGACCGTCCCCTTCAAGGTCATCCGGGCCAAGAACGGCGACGCCCAGGTTCAGATAGGCGATCAGACCTACACCCCGCCGGAAATCTCGGCCATGATTCTGCAGAAGATGCGGCAGACCGCCGAGGACTACCTGGGCGAGAAGGTGACCAAGGCCGTCGTCACCGTGCCGGCCTACTTCTCGGACTCCCAGCGCCAGGCCACCAAGGACGCCGGGAAAATCGCCGGCCTCGAGGTCCTGCGCATCGTCAACGAGCCCACGGCGGCCTCCCTGGCCTACGGCCTCGACAAGGGCACCGAGCACAAGACCATCGCCGTCTTCGACCTGGGCGGCGGCACCTTCGACGTCAGCGTCCTCGAGCTCGGCGACGGCGTCTTCGAGGTCAAGTCAACCAACGGCGACACCCACCTGGGCGGCGACGACTTCGACAAGCGGGTCATAGACTGGCTCGCCGACGAATTCAAGAAGGAGCAGGGGATAGACCTGCGCACCGACAAGATGGCGCTCCAGCGCCTCAAGGACGCCGCCGAGAAGGCCAAGTGCGAGCTCTCCACCGTCACCAGCACGCCCATCAACCTGCCATTCGTCACCGCCGACGCCTCGGGGCCCAAGCACCTGAACGTAGAGCTCACCCGGGCCAAGTTCGAGTCCCTGGTGGACGACCTGATCGAGCGCACCGTGGGGCCGTGCAAAAAGGCCATGGCGGACGCCGGCCTCAAGCCCGCCGACATCAACGAGGTAATTCTGGTCGGCGGCTCCACCCGCATCCCCGCCGTGCAGGCCAGGGTCAAGGAACTCTTCGAGCGCGAGCCGCACCGGGGCGTCCACCCCGACGAAGTGGTGGCCATAGGCGCCGCCATCCAGGCCGGCATCCTGGCCGGCGAGGTCACCGACATCCTCCTCTTGGACGTCACCCCGCTCTCACTGGGCATCGAGACCCTGGGCGGCGTGTTCACCCGGCTCATAGAACGCAACACCACCCTCCCGGTGCACAAGAGCCAGATATTCACCACCGCCGAGAACAACCAGACCACCGTGGAGGTCCACGTCCTGCAGGGCGAGCGCGAGATGGCCATGTACAACAAGACCATCGGGCGCTTCCACCTCACCGGCATCCCGTCGGCCATGCGCGGCGTGCCCCAGATCGAGGTCTCCTTCGATATAGACGCCAACGGCATCGTCAAGGTCTCGGCCAAGGACATGGCCACCGCCCAGCAGCAGGAGATAACCATCACCGCCTCCTCGGGGATCACCGACAGCGAGATAGACCAGATGGTCAAGGACGCCGAGAGCCACGCCGACGAGGACAAGAAGAAGCGCGAGGAGGTGGACCTGCGCAACCAGGCCGACTCCGCCGTCTACGGCGCGGAGAAGCTCCTGAAGGATATGGAGGGCAAGATCCCGGCCGACGACAAGGCCAAGGTCGAGGCCGCCATGGGGCGGGTCCGCGAGGCGCTTAAGGCCGACGATATCGCCGAGGTCCGGTCGGCCATGGAGGGGCTCAACGGCGCGTTGAACGAGCTCTCCACCAAGCTCTACCAGCAGGCGGGGTCGCAGCAGGGCCAGCCGGGCGGCGGCGCCGGTCAGGAGCCTGGAGGCCACGACCACGCCAGCGACGGTGCCGAAAGTAAGGACGACGTCGTGGACGCCGACTACGAGGTCCTCGACGACGACGACAAGAAGTAGACGAG belongs to bacterium and includes:
- the dnaK gene encoding molecular chaperone DnaK, translating into MSKVIGIDLGTTNSCVAVMEGGEPTVIPNAEGGRTTPSVVAFTKDSERLVGPVAKRQAITNPDNTVFSIKRFMGRKFEEVTEEIKTVPFKVIRAKNGDAQVQIGDQTYTPPEISAMILQKMRQTAEDYLGEKVTKAVVTVPAYFSDSQRQATKDAGKIAGLEVLRIVNEPTAASLAYGLDKGTEHKTIAVFDLGGGTFDVSVLELGDGVFEVKSTNGDTHLGGDDFDKRVIDWLADEFKKEQGIDLRTDKMALQRLKDAAEKAKCELSTVTSTPINLPFVTADASGPKHLNVELTRAKFESLVDDLIERTVGPCKKAMADAGLKPADINEVILVGGSTRIPAVQARVKELFEREPHRGVHPDEVVAIGAAIQAGILAGEVTDILLLDVTPLSLGIETLGGVFTRLIERNTTLPVHKSQIFTTAENNQTTVEVHVLQGEREMAMYNKTIGRFHLTGIPSAMRGVPQIEVSFDIDANGIVKVSAKDMATAQQQEITITASSGITDSEIDQMVKDAESHADEDKKKREEVDLRNQADSAVYGAEKLLKDMEGKIPADDKAKVEAAMGRVREALKADDIAEVRSAMEGLNGALNELSTKLYQQAGSQQGQPGGGAGQEPGGHDHASDGAESKDDVVDADYEVLDDDDKK